The segment CTCCCATCCCCCTTAAGAAGGGGAAGCCAGAGGAATAAATGTTTTAGTCACGGGGGCTTCAGAGATGTATGCAAGAGGTCTATTCAACTGCCTTTCTTCCCAGACGGCGTGACTTCCCTCCAAAACCGACTCCTTTTGGGAAACTTCCGAGGTTAAAATTCGGTTAAAGATGGGAGAATAAGACATAAAGAACTTTAACAGCCGTTCCATTCGTGTCCATACTCCTTGTTTGGTTAACCTTAGCTAGTTTCCTGTCCTGGTTTACCAGTACCTTAGCAGCCGCAGGCAGTCCGCTTCTTTTAATTCCACTGGTTAACCTTTTGCTGGGGTCTGGCGCAGTGGCACCCGTGATTACCATTGGGATGTTGCTGGGAAACTCGCAACGGATCGTTTTATTTTGGAAGGATATCAACTGGAAAATTACTTTCTGGTACCTACCCGGGGCGATTTTAGGGGCGATTTTAGGTGCGTATTTGTTTACCCAAATGAACCTAGAATGGCTGCAACTTGTGATCGGCTTGTTCTTGATTTTGAGCGTAGTCGGTTTTGGGCTGAAAAAACAAGAAAGTAGTTTCCGCATTGCAACCTGGTATTTTTTACCTGCCGGATTTCTGTATTCCTTTATTTCTGGACTGATCGGTAGTAGCGGTCCCCTGTTAAATCCCCTTTACCTCAAATATGGATTAGTCAAAGAAGAAATGATTGCCACTAAAGCCGCTAATGTGGTGGTGATTCATATTGTCAAGATTGTGATTTATTTGGCCTTTGGTGCGATGACACCGCAGTACCTGGGATATGGATTGGCGATCGGACTCGCTGCGGCCCCCGGGAACCTCCTGGGTCGCTATGTGCTTCGCAGCATGAGTAACCAGCACTTTCGTCAGCTTGCACTGGCAACAATGGCAATTACAGGTATCTTAATGCTCTGGCAACAGCGCGACTTATTGCAATTTATTCACTAAGACGCTTTTACCTCCAATGTGGATTTTTGTCAAGGAGCGTGAGACATAATGCGATCGCCTTCCGCCACCGATCGCCCCTACCCTTCCCCAATACTTGAACCGTCGCGGAGATTCGCTACAATAGTGAAGCATCAAATCCCCAGCTTTCTTTTCCACCCTTACAGAAATGAAAGCGACTCACCGTTGCCTGGGGTTTTATCAACTCTAGCCCAAAAAACGAGGGATTTTGTTGTCTGAATTAACTCTAAATTCGGCCATCCATTACTAAATCACCAACTCGGAGAATCTATCGTGTTACAAAATCGTGAAGGGCAAACCGTTCCGGACGTTACCTTAAAAAGTCGTCAAAATGGAGAATGGGTAACGCTCACCACCAATGAGCTATTTGCTGGAAAAACCGTAATCGTCTTTTCCCTACCGGGCGCATTTACCCCCACTTGTTCCTCCACTCACGTTCCGGGCTACAATGAATTAGCGGCGACTTTTAAAGCCAATGGCGTTGATGATATTATCTGCGTTTCCGTCAATGACCCATTTGTGATGAATGAATGGAAAAAAGAACAAAAAGCCGATAATATCACCTTCATTCCCGATGGGAATGGCGAATTCACAGAACAAATGGGAATGCTCGTCAACAAAGAAGACCTGGGATTTGGCAAGCGTTCCTGGCGCTACTCGATGTTAGTTAAAAATAAAACCATCGAAAAAATGTTTATCGAACCCGAGGTTGCGGGCGACCCCTTTGAAGTCTCCGATGCCGAGACGATGCTCAAGTATATCAACCCGGAAGCGAAAAAACCGGAATGTGTTTCTCTGTTGACAAAAGAAGGTTGTCCCTATTGTGCTCGCGCTAAAGCGGCGCTTAAAGAACATGGGTTTGAGTATGAAGAAATTGTCTTAAAGGACAATATCACCACCCGTTCTTTACGCGCTATTTCTGGAGCAACGACTGTTCCCCAAGTGTACATCAATGGTAAGCATATTGGAGGGTCGGATGACCTGATTCAATACTTAAATCAACAGCGTAAGTAAGCCCGGTTATCCTAAATTGGGTTGATATTAGGGCTGAAAAATCCCCCACCTGTTCAAGGTGGGGGATTTGTGTAGATAGGGCGGTTCACACCGTTATGAGGTACCTCATAGGCGTCGGTTTTTGCAAACCGTCTAGGGTACCGAGACCCTCGAAACCAATTCTGGATTAGGATGAAGTATGATCAGAATTTCCCATCAGGATCTTAGGAGAGCGATCGCCATTGCCATTACGCGCCTGTTTCAACAGTTCCAATGAACTCTGAAACACCACGGATTGTTGCGGTACACCGATCGCAATTCCATGTTGATCCAACCGCATCTTCATCCGGCGGCGAAACTCTCGCCCCACACTCCAATGTTGCAGGGGTTTAGTTTTAATCCAAATCCGAATTAAAACTCCCGTGTAATCAATCTGGTCAATTCCCAACACTTCCGGGGGATCAACCATTTTTTCCTGCCATTCGGGTTCGCTATAAATCTCTAGGGATAATTGTTGTAGCACTTCTAACACATGGTCTACATTATTCTGATAAGCGACCGTGATCGTGAGATCCACTCTTGCCCATTCTTTGGAGAGATTGCGGACAATGGATATTGCACTATTGGGAATCGTAATTAACTGTCCTTCCCCATTGCGAAGTTGGGTAATGCGGAGATTCATATTTTCCACGAGTCCGCCTACATTGTCTACCAGAATCACATCCCCGATCGCATATTGGTCTTCAAACAAAATCAAAAAGCCATTAATCGTATCTTTAATTAAACTTTGAGAGGCCAAGGAAATCCCCAAACCAATAATCCCAGCCCCGGCGAGAATCGGCGCAATATCGAGGCCAATCACGGATAAAGTCATGAGAATGCCGATACTAATGCAAACGGCGGCCGTCAGACTTTTAAACACGCCGGAAAAGGTAGAAAACCGCAAAGCCAACCGTCGGGACGCATTCAAGTCTACTAATTTACCATCTTGCAAGACGCTAAAGAACCGATCAATGGCGATCGCACTCAGGCGCACCCCCACATAAGTGCTCAACACCACCCCCAGCAACCGTAAAGGAACAGGAAGTAAAGACAAAATCAGAACTTGGATGCCTCGACTCATGGGAAACAAGCCCAAAATGCTGTAGGTTCCGCCTCCCCAGATGACGACTTGCCCAAATTGTGCCAAGCGTTGCTGAATATCGTTGAGATTGAGCTGTTGCTGCTGCTTCATCTTGTACTGCAACTCCCGCATGGATTCGGTTTGTTGCTGCACTTCAAGGGATTCAGATTCGGCGACGGGAACCGACTCCTCTGAATGCTGGACTTCCCGGGGAGGGACTGGGGGTCTCTCCTGGGGGAGGGGATAAGGAGTGGCGTGGATTTGCTCCCGTTTCCGTTTAAATTGTTGCTGATAGTAAAACAGGATCAAACTTGATAGCACCATCGCCAAACCGATAGAGACGGACCAGACGACCTGTTGTTTGAGATAGTCCGGTTGACGTTCTAACAACGCTCGCAACAGTCCCTGGCGAATCTGTTGTTGCCAGCGATCGGCCACCATTTCCAACGGCATTCCTAAGCGTTCGGCATCTACAGCGGTTACGGTTAGCAGTCGAATTTGTTGGGTTTCCCGACGCCCCCACCGGGCATAAATGACGGGTAAACCGCCCAGGGGATTGTTGTAAATTTGCAGATTTTGATTGATGAAGGTGGTAATCTCGGCGGATGAATAGGTTCCATCCGGGTTCTGAGTCGGAGGATTCTGCTCTAGTTCGGTTTGAATTGCTTCGAGCAACTGCTGGAGTTGCCGTTCGATCGCCTCTACCCGCGACCCCTCGGCTAGTTCGATGGGAGCCACGGGAAATAGGGTCCTGCCATCGAGGCGGACGGGACGATTCAAATATGGAGAAAACCAGTCTTCCGATAGCCAATTGTTCCGAAATAAAGATAATTGGCTTACGGTGGTAGAAGAGTTAGGCGATGATTCTGCCGCCGAGTCAAGGGGTTTGGATTCGGTGGAAGCCTTGGGGTTAGATTGTTGCGGTGGAAACTGGGCGATCGCCCCTGGGACAGGGTTGGCTTGGAGACTCAACACCTGAAGCGCTGCGATCGCCATCCATTGCCCAATCCGTTTAGC is part of the Laspinema palackyanum D2c genome and harbors:
- a CDS encoding sulfite exporter TauE/SafE family protein: MSILLVWLTLASFLSWFTSTLAAAGSPLLLIPLVNLLLGSGAVAPVITIGMLLGNSQRIVLFWKDINWKITFWYLPGAILGAILGAYLFTQMNLEWLQLVIGLFLILSVVGFGLKKQESSFRIATWYFLPAGFLYSFISGLIGSSGPLLNPLYLKYGLVKEEMIATKAANVVVIHIVKIVIYLAFGAMTPQYLGYGLAIGLAAAPGNLLGRYVLRSMSNQHFRQLALATMAITGILMLWQQRDLLQFIH
- a CDS encoding glutathione peroxidase, yielding MLQNREGQTVPDVTLKSRQNGEWVTLTTNELFAGKTVIVFSLPGAFTPTCSSTHVPGYNELAATFKANGVDDIICVSVNDPFVMNEWKKEQKADNITFIPDGNGEFTEQMGMLVNKEDLGFGKRSWRYSMLVKNKTIEKMFIEPEVAGDPFEVSDAETMLKYINPEAKKPECVSLLTKEGCPYCARAKAALKEHGFEYEEIVLKDNITTRSLRAISGATTVPQVYINGKHIGGSDDLIQYLNQQRK
- a CDS encoding mechanosensitive ion channel family protein, yielding MDSQNRQDIKPARTGRSPRVGGKMAKRIGQWMAIAALQVLSLQANPVPGAIAQFPPQQSNPKASTESKPLDSAAESSPNSSTTVSQLSLFRNNWLSEDWFSPYLNRPVRLDGRTLFPVAPIELAEGSRVEAIERQLQQLLEAIQTELEQNPPTQNPDGTYSSAEITTFINQNLQIYNNPLGGLPVIYARWGRRETQQIRLLTVTAVDAERLGMPLEMVADRWQQQIRQGLLRALLERQPDYLKQQVVWSVSIGLAMVLSSLILFYYQQQFKRKREQIHATPYPLPQERPPVPPREVQHSEESVPVAESESLEVQQQTESMRELQYKMKQQQQLNLNDIQQRLAQFGQVVIWGGGTYSILGLFPMSRGIQVLILSLLPVPLRLLGVVLSTYVGVRLSAIAIDRFFSVLQDGKLVDLNASRRLALRFSTFSGVFKSLTAAVCISIGILMTLSVIGLDIAPILAGAGIIGLGISLASQSLIKDTINGFLILFEDQYAIGDVILVDNVGGLVENMNLRITQLRNGEGQLITIPNSAISIVRNLSKEWARVDLTITVAYQNNVDHVLEVLQQLSLEIYSEPEWQEKMVDPPEVLGIDQIDYTGVLIRIWIKTKPLQHWSVGREFRRRMKMRLDQHGIAIGVPQQSVVFQSSLELLKQARNGNGDRSPKILMGNSDHTSS